One Roseimaritima multifibrata DNA window includes the following coding sequences:
- a CDS encoding MFS transporter: protein MPTEPDSAIGHSGPPSSSPQPASAIRMQVVAVSFVMAFLLYLDRVCLGEMVKSDSFLGDFPDASKEQIGEVLGAFFFAYALFQVPAGWISDRFGGRAMLTFYILAWSGLTAFSGMATSLSGLLMARLAFGVVQAGAYPTSSGVIRNWFHFRDRAMASSFVSIGGRLGGTLAPFLTTLLVLQLGSWRYVLYLYGFIGIASAIAYWMIVRDDPREHPSVNPAELEKIGSQGEAEPKTNLRDILPMMGAIMASRSLWLNALAQFCLVFGWVYLITWLPTYLKEEKGVESFLGSIMVTGVLAIAIPGQLIGGWLGNQAVIRLGHRWGRVAPLSGTCFLAGIAYVGCSSFDSVWLIVGCCAMVSLMTDIGNPTVWAFMQDVGGRNTSAVFGWGNMWGNLGAAASAVAVPHLLNLGNSLDSIFSDGQILVFLTCAGMYGVAGLAVLGTDATKPIRGQQNDKKEA, encoded by the coding sequence ATGCCAACCGAACCTGATTCCGCAATCGGTCATAGCGGGCCCCCCAGCTCCTCACCGCAGCCCGCAAGTGCGATCCGAATGCAGGTGGTTGCCGTCAGTTTTGTGATGGCTTTCTTGCTCTACCTGGATCGAGTCTGCTTGGGGGAAATGGTTAAAAGCGATTCGTTTCTAGGCGATTTCCCGGACGCAAGCAAAGAACAAATCGGGGAAGTCCTCGGAGCCTTTTTCTTTGCCTATGCCCTTTTCCAAGTCCCTGCGGGCTGGATCAGCGATCGCTTTGGCGGTCGAGCCATGCTGACTTTTTATATCCTTGCTTGGTCCGGGCTGACGGCGTTCTCAGGGATGGCGACCAGCCTAAGCGGTCTGCTGATGGCTCGGCTTGCATTTGGAGTCGTGCAGGCGGGGGCTTACCCGACCAGTAGCGGTGTGATTCGAAACTGGTTTCACTTCCGTGATCGAGCGATGGCCAGTTCGTTCGTTTCGATTGGAGGTCGCCTTGGGGGGACGCTCGCCCCATTCCTGACAACCTTGCTGGTGCTCCAGTTAGGAAGCTGGCGCTACGTTTTGTACCTGTACGGTTTCATTGGAATCGCGTCGGCGATCGCGTACTGGATGATTGTGCGGGACGACCCGCGAGAACATCCCAGTGTGAATCCAGCGGAACTGGAAAAGATCGGATCCCAAGGGGAAGCGGAACCGAAAACGAACCTCCGTGATATCCTCCCGATGATGGGGGCCATCATGGCCAGTCGTTCCTTATGGCTGAATGCACTCGCTCAGTTTTGCTTGGTGTTTGGCTGGGTTTATCTGATCACTTGGCTACCCACCTACCTGAAAGAAGAGAAGGGCGTGGAATCCTTCTTGGGTTCAATAATGGTCACCGGCGTTTTAGCGATCGCGATCCCGGGCCAGTTGATTGGCGGCTGGTTAGGCAATCAAGCGGTCATCCGTCTGGGACACCGCTGGGGACGCGTCGCACCATTAAGCGGGACCTGCTTCCTCGCCGGAATCGCCTACGTCGGTTGTTCAAGTTTCGATTCGGTTTGGTTGATCGTCGGCTGCTGTGCGATGGTTTCCCTGATGACCGACATCGGCAACCCAACGGTCTGGGCTTTTATGCAAGACGTCGGGGGACGCAACACTTCGGCCGTCTTTGGCTGGGGAAATATGTGGGGCAATTTAGGGGCCGCAGCCAGCGCCGTTGCCGTCCCCCACCTACTGAACCTTGGAAACTCCCTCGATTCGATCTTCAGCGACGGGCAGATCCTTGTCTTCCTGACTTGTGCTGGGATGTACGGGGTCGCAGGACTGGCCGTCCTGGGGACCGACGCGACCAAACCGATTCGAGGCCAACAGAACGATAAAAAGGAAGCTTAA
- a CDS encoding tetratricopeptide repeat protein: protein MRKEASIHCKLLFLWGWCAILIAPVAFAQSTDLNGRLQQGLQQLAAKDYAQAHQTLQHYIDSIPSDESAAQAYQPYLLQATMANGKALTRLGQHEDALKQYLAAIEWAPKNFDRTPLQLTAADAAYRCQQWDQGASLSQQVLDTAEDARRLALARRILVACELANKHRQQAWEVLSQATESEAAGLSEFANRLGAAALGQNEVELASKAYGWILQYPTDEELQRKANLGFAWAAALGAAPPDEAAALLMGFADQYPEGEDASRALRAAATCWNQAGEPEQGNACLQQIIDSVNATDSAPLSPVVVAAAETLSANPQTADQEGLRSIRKRLFVTRDSSDNPIPASLIAASIVDAALENDESAWQRSTLAAERHPDAGEIMAATLKRLSQQGADADAERLAAYLLQKLSSTDPDASIQGKTIEAACRWAAESGKWSLLALAAEDVDTVDVAARLPSAGIRLLAEALIQTRRAAAAKRWFDAAVTAGADDFPTLVRRAELSVAMDDLTDADKNLRAAVEAAGPEDDTTLVEVLQAELLIRRARLEEARVGLERIVRMDTAAGPVRCRAQWLIGETFLLQQRYSEAIDAYRIVETLDSPPGNWTAVALVQAGKSFEKLGRHRDAATCYSGLLQRFADSEHALVARDRLAVIGADTQRR from the coding sequence ATGCGCAAGGAAGCGTCGATTCATTGCAAGCTGTTATTTCTATGGGGATGGTGCGCCATCCTGATAGCTCCGGTAGCGTTCGCGCAAAGCACGGATCTGAACGGGAGGTTGCAGCAAGGTTTGCAGCAACTGGCTGCAAAGGATTACGCGCAGGCCCACCAAACCCTGCAGCACTACATTGATTCGATCCCCAGCGACGAATCCGCCGCGCAAGCGTATCAGCCCTATCTGTTGCAAGCGACGATGGCGAACGGAAAAGCCTTGACGCGTTTGGGGCAACACGAAGATGCCCTGAAGCAATACCTGGCAGCCATCGAATGGGCGCCGAAGAATTTTGATCGAACCCCTCTGCAGTTGACGGCAGCCGATGCGGCATACCGTTGCCAGCAATGGGATCAGGGGGCCAGCCTTAGTCAGCAGGTCCTGGATACCGCTGAGGATGCTCGCCGACTGGCGTTGGCTAGGCGCATCCTTGTCGCTTGTGAACTTGCGAATAAGCATCGTCAGCAAGCGTGGGAAGTCTTAAGCCAAGCTACCGAATCGGAGGCGGCTGGCCTTAGCGAATTTGCCAATCGGTTAGGTGCCGCCGCACTCGGTCAGAACGAAGTTGAGCTTGCATCCAAGGCGTATGGCTGGATCCTCCAATATCCAACCGACGAAGAATTGCAGCGCAAAGCGAATTTAGGATTCGCCTGGGCAGCCGCTCTGGGGGCAGCCCCTCCCGATGAAGCAGCCGCTTTGCTGATGGGCTTTGCCGACCAATATCCAGAAGGGGAAGATGCTTCGCGAGCGCTTCGTGCGGCCGCGACCTGTTGGAATCAGGCGGGAGAGCCCGAGCAGGGGAATGCCTGTTTGCAGCAGATCATCGATTCCGTGAATGCCACCGATTCGGCTCCGCTCAGCCCGGTCGTGGTGGCGGCGGCAGAAACTTTGTCGGCGAATCCTCAAACCGCCGATCAAGAGGGACTTCGCTCGATCAGGAAACGATTATTCGTCACGCGGGACTCAAGTGACAATCCAATCCCCGCTTCGCTTATTGCGGCCAGCATCGTGGATGCGGCCCTGGAAAATGATGAATCGGCTTGGCAGCGATCGACGTTAGCGGCAGAACGTCATCCTGACGCGGGTGAAATCATGGCAGCGACCCTGAAACGTTTGAGCCAGCAAGGGGCGGACGCCGATGCAGAGCGTCTTGCCGCTTACCTGCTGCAGAAATTATCAAGCACAGATCCAGATGCTAGCATCCAGGGCAAAACGATCGAAGCGGCTTGTCGCTGGGCTGCGGAATCAGGAAAGTGGAGTTTGTTGGCGTTGGCGGCAGAAGATGTCGATACGGTGGATGTGGCAGCCCGATTGCCTTCCGCTGGAATTCGATTGCTAGCGGAGGCCCTAATCCAAACACGGCGTGCTGCGGCGGCGAAGCGATGGTTCGATGCGGCGGTTACCGCAGGAGCCGATGACTTCCCGACTTTGGTTCGTCGAGCCGAACTTTCGGTCGCGATGGACGACTTGACCGACGCCGACAAGAACTTGCGGGCCGCGGTGGAAGCGGCTGGACCGGAGGACGACACGACGCTGGTCGAAGTCCTGCAAGCCGAACTGTTGATACGTCGGGCGAGGCTGGAAGAGGCACGTGTTGGTCTTGAGCGAATTGTTCGAATGGACACGGCCGCGGGCCCGGTTCGTTGTCGAGCCCAATGGTTGATCGGTGAAACCTTTTTATTGCAACAACGCTACTCCGAAGCGATTGATGCCTACCGGATCGTGGAAACCCTTGACAGCCCGCCAGGCAACTGGACGGCCGTCGCGTTGGTTCAAGCAGGGAAGTCTTTTGAAAAATTGGGGAGGCATCGAGACGCCGCAACTTGTTACAGCGGTCTCTTGCAACGCTTCGCCGACAGCGAACACGCTTTGGTTGCGAGAGATCGACTAGCGGTGATTGGGGCAGACACCCAACGTCGTTGA
- a CDS encoding MotA/TolQ/ExbB proton channel family protein codes for MSICLLLLGIAAAPVHAQYPAPPSGPISMPSQSGRMQMGGSGVTQPAPMIPQTGVPAAAEPVAGEEAVDAEASAMPAFVQRLTEGGLLMIPLGICSLIVFALSLERLVALRRGRVIPRPFVRRFTECVEDGQLSYEEAAQICDEFDCPVAEVFHAAIKRWGRPVIEIEQAVMDAGDRVTDSLRKFLRVFHAISNVAPLLGLLGTVLGMIEAFDMMASEESVGRPEMLASGISVALLTTAGGLSVAIPAYLAYMYFTSKADRYLVEIDSLCQKVIDSISAEGLESGSSRSRKSRRAA; via the coding sequence ATGTCGATCTGTTTGTTGTTGCTAGGCATTGCAGCCGCTCCGGTTCATGCCCAGTATCCCGCGCCCCCTTCCGGCCCTATTTCGATGCCCAGTCAGTCGGGGCGAATGCAAATGGGGGGAAGTGGTGTGACACAACCGGCTCCGATGATCCCGCAAACTGGCGTTCCCGCAGCCGCCGAACCGGTGGCTGGCGAAGAAGCGGTGGACGCGGAGGCTTCGGCAATGCCTGCGTTTGTGCAGCGATTGACCGAGGGGGGGCTGTTGATGATTCCCCTGGGAATTTGTTCGCTGATCGTTTTCGCATTGTCGCTGGAACGCTTGGTGGCGCTCCGCCGTGGGCGGGTTATCCCTCGCCCGTTTGTGCGCCGATTCACAGAATGCGTTGAAGACGGCCAGTTAAGTTACGAGGAAGCCGCCCAGATTTGCGATGAATTCGACTGCCCTGTTGCAGAGGTTTTTCATGCGGCGATTAAACGTTGGGGCCGACCGGTTATCGAAATCGAACAAGCGGTTATGGATGCTGGAGATCGTGTTACCGATAGTTTGAGAAAATTCTTGCGGGTGTTTCACGCGATCAGCAATGTGGCTCCGCTGCTGGGATTGTTGGGGACCGTGCTGGGGATGATCGAAGCCTTTGACATGATGGCATCCGAAGAATCGGTCGGGCGTCCCGAAATGTTGGCTTCGGGGATCAGTGTCGCTTTGTTGACAACCGCAGGTGGGCTGTCCGTCGCAATCCCCGCCTATCTGGCTTACATGTACTTCACCAGCAAAGCGGATCGTTACCTGGTCGAAATCGATAGCCTCTGTCAGAAAGTCATCGATTCGATCAGTGCAGAGGGCCTTGAATCGGGGTCAAGTCGCAGCCGTAAATCACGTCGAGCCGCCTAG
- a CDS encoding ExbD/TolR family protein, giving the protein MRRRSAEEATLNLTPMIDVVFLLVIFFMVGAKFTEQESQIPINLPGVGQLNPMVRGPDRRTVDLTPDGQVTLDGQPVSLAQLRSDLQVAHASYPDLQVSVRADASESLARFTEILHVCRSSGVENLGIAVQPQRR; this is encoded by the coding sequence ATGCGACGTCGATCTGCTGAAGAGGCGACTCTCAACCTGACGCCGATGATCGACGTTGTCTTTCTGTTGGTGATTTTTTTCATGGTGGGAGCGAAATTCACCGAACAAGAAAGTCAGATCCCGATCAATCTGCCCGGAGTCGGACAACTGAATCCGATGGTGCGTGGTCCGGATCGCCGAACGGTCGATTTGACGCCAGATGGGCAGGTCACCTTAGATGGTCAGCCGGTCAGTCTTGCTCAGCTCCGTTCGGATCTCCAGGTGGCGCATGCTTCTTATCCTGATTTGCAAGTAAGTGTTCGAGCCGATGCCAGTGAATCACTCGCTCGGTTTACGGAAATCCTCCATGTCTGCCGCAGTAGTGGTGTCGAAAATTTAGGAATTGCAGTTCAACCTCAGCGACGTTGA
- a CDS encoding prenyltransferase/squalene oxidase repeat-containing protein → MWTDPRVVWPIAGVAIILLMATWWLMRRGRRRRPRAAAICITLSIVLHGLLFWLMPLVTRPGGGAPKGAGNEEVRVADITLSDLSDEPLDDQSGDDPTLAMEPLPVAPPAPVVPDAEPASPTPPSVETDLTAQLAEAIDSPEVSSDFDTEFDAGLDEMLAALELAQTVAVDQSPAAGDAPNAAASPSVKADSSVQAIAASQSQAPASSRSTPAQAASARVVADQEGDFANRTGEAKQSALKQLGGDAQTEAAVEAALRWLAYYQRADGSWDAIASGAGQERKVLGETRAGAGTRATNAITGLALLSMLGSGSTHREGPYANNIHAGLSYLIRNQAPNGSLAGPATPFAQTYCHGMASLALCEAAAMTKDPQAIAAARAAVSYTQRLQHPTTGGWRYRAGETGDTSQLGWQVMMLDSARQADIPLDPRTLPLASHFLRSVRLGSYGGLACYRTGHPASRTMTAEALAMRLMIGEQVPALEVQEAERYLLEELPGTGQPNLYYWYYASLALHQLQDPAWEKWNHHLKQTLLKSQQADGSWPTDSVWGGYGGRVYTTALAALSLEVYYRHRVGK, encoded by the coding sequence ATGTGGACCGACCCACGGGTTGTCTGGCCGATCGCCGGTGTTGCTATCATTCTGTTGATGGCAACCTGGTGGCTTATGCGCCGCGGTCGTCGCCGTCGTCCGCGGGCCGCTGCAATCTGTATCACGCTGTCCATTGTCCTGCACGGGCTGCTGTTTTGGCTGATGCCCTTGGTGACTCGGCCCGGTGGTGGAGCCCCTAAGGGGGCGGGGAATGAAGAGGTCCGTGTCGCGGACATCACCCTCTCGGACCTGAGCGACGAACCGCTTGATGATCAATCCGGCGACGATCCGACATTGGCCATGGAGCCCCTGCCGGTTGCGCCGCCGGCACCGGTTGTCCCCGACGCGGAACCGGCCTCCCCTACCCCGCCATCTGTCGAAACCGATTTGACCGCACAGTTGGCTGAGGCTATCGACAGCCCGGAAGTCAGCTCGGATTTCGATACTGAATTCGATGCCGGCTTAGATGAAATGCTTGCTGCCTTGGAACTGGCGCAGACGGTGGCGGTTGATCAATCGCCCGCGGCAGGCGACGCACCCAATGCAGCCGCTTCGCCATCGGTTAAAGCGGATTCATCCGTTCAGGCAATCGCCGCTTCACAATCACAGGCACCCGCTTCCTCGCGGTCGACGCCGGCACAAGCGGCGTCCGCTCGCGTGGTTGCAGATCAAGAAGGAGATTTTGCCAATCGAACGGGTGAAGCCAAGCAGTCGGCTTTGAAGCAACTGGGCGGAGACGCGCAGACCGAAGCGGCTGTGGAGGCTGCCCTCCGCTGGTTGGCGTATTACCAACGTGCCGACGGATCGTGGGATGCGATCGCTAGTGGAGCCGGCCAGGAGCGTAAGGTGCTTGGAGAAACCCGTGCGGGCGCGGGGACTCGCGCTACTAACGCGATTACCGGTTTGGCCCTCCTGTCGATGTTAGGTAGCGGTAGCACGCATCGCGAAGGACCCTACGCCAACAACATTCATGCGGGGCTTAGCTATTTGATTCGCAACCAAGCCCCCAACGGGTCGCTGGCGGGACCGGCAACCCCGTTTGCACAAACCTATTGCCATGGGATGGCATCGCTGGCGCTCTGTGAAGCGGCAGCGATGACCAAAGATCCGCAAGCGATTGCAGCGGCGCGCGCCGCCGTTTCGTATACACAGCGACTGCAGCATCCAACCACAGGCGGTTGGCGTTATCGAGCAGGAGAAACGGGGGACACCAGTCAGCTTGGCTGGCAGGTCATGATGCTTGATAGTGCACGGCAGGCGGACATACCCCTGGACCCGCGGACCCTTCCCCTGGCAAGTCATTTTTTACGCTCGGTTCGGCTCGGTTCGTATGGCGGTTTGGCATGCTACCGGACCGGTCATCCCGCTTCCAGAACGATGACCGCCGAAGCGTTGGCCATGCGATTGATGATCGGGGAACAGGTTCCAGCGTTGGAAGTTCAGGAGGCGGAACGTTATCTCTTGGAAGAGCTGCCGGGGACGGGGCAACCGAATCTGTATTACTGGTACTACGCTTCGTTGGCCTTGCACCAATTGCAAGATCCAGCGTGGGAGAAATGGAACCACCATCTCAAGCAAACGCTGCTGAAAAGCCAGCAAGCCGACGGTAGTTGGCCTACCGATTCGGTTTGGGGAGGCTACGGCGGACGCGTCTATACGACCGCGTTGGCAGCGCTTAGCCTAGAAGTCTACTATCGCCATCGCGTCGGGAAGTAG
- a CDS encoding aldo/keto reductase, whose amino-acid sequence MDNKLTLSSGDKLPQLGLGMWKVAPDRCASLVDEAVQVGYRHFDCACDYGNESEIGVGLQQVLQQSTVAREDLWITSKLWNTYHRAEHVRPALQRTLNDLRVDYLDLYLIHFPIALQFVDFETNYPPGWFPDPSADDPKMAMDAVPIAETWAAMEELVTSGLVRNIGVCNFGTSLLRDLLNSSKIAPSVLQVESHPYLVQEKLLRFCQQQKIAYTAFSPLGALSYHEMNRATESDTVLTEPVIQQIARKHGKTEAQIVLRWGIQRGTAIIPKTSHKERLVENFALFDFQLSSEEMSQISGLDQHRRFNDPGDFCEEAFNTFCPIYE is encoded by the coding sequence ATGGATAATAAGCTGACACTTTCCAGTGGCGACAAACTACCTCAACTGGGGTTAGGCATGTGGAAAGTCGCTCCTGACCGCTGTGCCTCATTGGTTGATGAAGCGGTCCAAGTTGGCTATCGACATTTCGATTGCGCCTGTGACTATGGCAATGAATCCGAGATCGGCGTCGGGCTGCAACAGGTTCTGCAGCAATCGACCGTCGCTCGTGAAGACCTTTGGATCACGTCGAAACTCTGGAACACTTACCATCGCGCCGAACATGTTCGCCCAGCCCTACAGCGGACGCTGAACGACCTCCGCGTCGATTACCTCGATCTGTATCTGATCCATTTCCCGATTGCGTTGCAATTCGTTGATTTCGAAACGAACTATCCACCCGGCTGGTTCCCGGATCCGTCTGCCGACGATCCAAAGATGGCAATGGACGCGGTGCCGATCGCGGAAACGTGGGCAGCGATGGAAGAACTGGTCACTTCGGGCTTGGTTCGAAACATTGGGGTTTGCAATTTCGGCACTTCGCTGCTGCGCGATCTATTAAATTCATCCAAGATCGCTCCTTCGGTACTCCAGGTTGAATCCCATCCCTACCTGGTCCAAGAAAAATTGCTCCGCTTCTGCCAGCAACAAAAGATCGCCTACACCGCCTTTTCGCCGCTGGGGGCTCTTTCGTATCACGAAATGAACCGGGCGACGGAATCAGATACCGTGTTGACCGAACCGGTGATCCAGCAGATCGCACGGAAACATGGCAAAACGGAAGCTCAGATTGTTCTCCGCTGGGGCATCCAGCGTGGAACCGCAATCATCCCGAAAACCTCTCACAAAGAACGGCTGGTCGAAAATTTCGCACTCTTCGATTTTCAGCTAAGCTCCGAAGAGATGTCTCAGATCAGTGGACTGGATCAACACCGCCGCTTCAATGACCCAGGCGATTTTTGCGAAGAAGCGTTTAATACATTCTGTCCAATCTATGAATGA
- a CDS encoding hemerythrin domain-containing protein, with protein MSDDKPAGRVTINAAFLQEIKADHQQLKELLERLRAWSAQPQAMPNHNREFTETLGALRDQLAFHFSLEEAYGYFEDAIESSPRLDNQAHALRAQHAELFVLARDLADSANQRDLEQLTQCEALAAQFQVFDKALKAHESAELNLILVALEEDLGVGD; from the coding sequence ATGTCAGACGACAAGCCTGCGGGTCGCGTTACGATCAACGCCGCGTTTCTACAAGAAATCAAAGCGGATCATCAACAACTGAAAGAATTGCTCGAACGGCTTCGAGCCTGGAGCGCGCAACCGCAAGCGATGCCCAACCATAATCGAGAATTTACGGAAACCCTGGGCGCTTTAAGAGATCAACTGGCTTTTCATTTTTCTTTAGAAGAAGCCTACGGCTACTTTGAAGATGCCATTGAATCCTCGCCGCGACTTGACAACCAAGCGCATGCGCTCCGAGCCCAACATGCTGAGCTATTTGTATTGGCTCGAGATTTAGCGGATTCGGCCAACCAACGAGACCTGGAACAACTGACCCAGTGCGAAGCATTGGCAGCTCAGTTCCAAGTCTTTGATAAGGCTTTAAAAGCCCACGAATCGGCCGAGCTGAATTTGATTTTAGTTGCTTTGGAAGAAGACCTAGGAGTGGGTGATTGA
- a CDS encoding Sec-independent protein translocase subunit TatA/TatB, with product MFGLSFFELGVIGVVAVLLFGAKLPEVARTLGGSYSELKRGMSDIQNQFRVAELEMSRPKPIEKEEDDDDDFGPGTTTSAPKFSPPPVEQT from the coding sequence GTGTTTGGACTTAGCTTTTTTGAGCTCGGGGTTATCGGTGTGGTTGCTGTCCTGTTGTTCGGGGCAAAACTACCGGAAGTTGCGAGAACTCTAGGGGGAAGCTACAGCGAACTGAAACGTGGGATGAGCGATATCCAGAATCAGTTTCGGGTGGCGGAATTGGAAATGTCCCGTCCGAAGCCGATTGAAAAAGAAGAAGATGATGACGACGATTTTGGGCCTGGAACGACTACGTCGGCCCCCAAGTTCTCGCCCCCCCCGGTCGAGCAAACTTAA
- a CDS encoding Sec-independent protein translocase subunit TatA/TatB — MPGLPEMMIVLFVALLLFGGARLPSLMRNMGRSINEFKSGMSDQGDSDDVPQDSDSKSKPVV; from the coding sequence ATGCCCGGTTTACCCGAAATGATGATCGTCTTGTTTGTCGCATTATTGCTATTCGGCGGAGCTCGTTTGCCGTCGCTGATGCGAAACATGGGACGGAGCATCAATGAGTTCAAAAGCGGGATGAGCGACCAAGGCGATTCGGACGATGTTCCTCAAGACAGTGACTCAAAATCGAAGCCCGTCGTCTAA
- a CDS encoding leucine-rich repeat domain-containing protein produces MLRILLPNLCCLTILLACGCDRQRTVDQVPYQERDQEVLERESLGPKPNPYSKITAKENKPSAAKATMKPAPAKPAAVKPQPKPSIDDADAVAAIESGSIPVKIRRDGDGAIIDVDYRGTEVSDADLAPLTKLPRLRALRLGGTKVTNEGLKTIGQIKSLEDLDLRDCPVGDDGLAELTGLSKLKALRLSGKSGDCDVSDYGMEHVAKLTNLKVLAVDFLWVSEEGLAELAPLTQLQELYLAETTIGDEAIGLLAQFPNLKKLRISRTLIGADGMADIPKLSKLVELDLSECSQLSEDAMVPLGELKEMQKLNLWRLNISDAGIDPLKSLEKLTWLNLDNTRLTDAGLKNLSEMDQLTFLHLGSTLITNDGLKELEGMQGLKDLIVTRTAVTQEGVDELQPKIPNAKIQLLYLGDE; encoded by the coding sequence ATGCTTCGCATCTTGCTGCCCAATCTTTGTTGCCTGACCATCCTTCTTGCCTGTGGATGCGACCGCCAACGCACCGTCGACCAGGTTCCCTACCAAGAGCGGGATCAGGAAGTGCTGGAACGTGAATCGCTGGGCCCCAAACCCAATCCGTATTCCAAAATTACCGCGAAAGAAAACAAGCCGTCGGCTGCTAAGGCGACGATGAAACCGGCACCTGCAAAACCGGCCGCTGTAAAACCGCAGCCCAAGCCATCGATCGATGATGCCGATGCGGTTGCAGCGATTGAATCGGGGTCCATCCCCGTCAAAATTCGCCGTGATGGTGATGGCGCAATTATCGATGTCGATTACCGAGGCACCGAAGTGTCCGACGCCGATCTCGCTCCGCTGACCAAGCTGCCCCGCTTGCGAGCGCTCCGTTTGGGCGGAACAAAAGTGACGAACGAAGGCCTGAAAACAATCGGTCAGATCAAATCGCTTGAAGACCTAGACCTGCGTGATTGCCCCGTCGGAGACGACGGGCTTGCCGAGTTGACCGGACTAAGCAAACTGAAAGCCCTTCGCTTGTCGGGAAAATCGGGTGACTGTGATGTCAGTGATTATGGAATGGAACACGTCGCCAAGCTTACCAATCTAAAGGTCCTGGCAGTCGATTTTTTGTGGGTTAGCGAAGAAGGGCTTGCTGAACTGGCGCCCCTTACGCAGTTGCAGGAACTTTATCTTGCCGAAACGACCATCGGCGACGAAGCGATCGGTCTTCTGGCACAGTTTCCAAATTTGAAAAAGCTACGGATCTCGCGGACCCTGATCGGCGCAGACGGGATGGCCGATATCCCCAAGCTAAGCAAGTTAGTCGAACTGGACTTGAGCGAATGCTCGCAGCTGAGTGAAGATGCGATGGTTCCACTTGGTGAGTTAAAGGAAATGCAGAAACTGAATCTCTGGCGTCTGAATATCTCCGATGCCGGGATCGATCCTTTGAAGTCGCTTGAGAAACTGACTTGGTTGAATCTTGATAACACCCGTCTAACGGACGCTGGGCTGAAGAACCTAAGCGAGATGGACCAGTTGACCTTCCTGCATCTTGGTTCGACGTTGATTACAAACGATGGACTAAAAGAACTGGAAGGCATGCAAGGCCTGAAAGATTTGATCGTGACCCGTACGGCGGTGACTCAAGAAGGTGTTGACGAACTGCAGCCGAAGATTCCGAATGCCAAAATTCAGTTGCTCTATCTGGGTGACGAATAG